CCTTGCACTCGTGCGGCTTCAGCTCTGAGTGTGAGATACTGTGGCGCTCCAGGTCGGAGAGGTAGGGGAAGGCCCGAAGGCACACGGGGCAGAAGTGCGGGGCCTTCTTAGGGCCAGAGCTCTCAGGCCCGCCTGCTACTGACCCTTCAGAGACTGTGTAGGGCACACCCTGATCATCGATCAACAGGAGGTCACTGCCACCGCCGCTGCCCACCGGGGCTGTCACCCCCTGTGCCAGTGGGGGCTCCTGCCCCGACTTGGCGGGGCGGCCCCGCTTGCGAGGGAGGGAGGCCTTGAGAGTCCGATTCGAGGAGGTGGCCCCCCCGGGACGTCGGCCTCGGCGGCCCCGGGGAACAGGAGGAGGTAAGGCCAGAGGTTTCTCTTCCTCCCCGGGCAAAGGCGAAGGCCACGGGTCTGGGCTGGGGGTGTCCATTGAGCAGTGGGGGGCTTGGGTCTGGGCACTGGAGCCGGGCTAAGAGGAGAGAAGGGGTAGCCGTCAGTGCAGGAGGGTATGGAGCGCCCTCGTCCCCCAAAACCTCGCCATCCCTAGGTCCGAGTCTGTCGACCTGGACGTGGCCAACATTCACTTGGACGCACAATTAAAGCCACGCTAGTGGGTAAAATAGCAAGATAATTCTGTACCAGTTGGTAAACAGGCACTGCCCTGAGCCCCACAGGTGTCTCCCAGACCTCCCTAACCCCTCCTAGACATTCAGAGTCAACTTGagccaaaatacagaaaaatcttCCAAGGAGGATAGAGTCCAACTGAGGGTGCAGGCGAGTATTTCGATCCTCAAAACAGAGAACCCATCAAACAGAAGAGCTACAGAGGCCTCAGAAATGTTTTTGTCCCTCCTTCTGACAGAAGtgacagagggagagaaggggggtcAGGActggaagaagaaagggactggTCCCAGGTGATGTTTGCCCCTGAGTTGTGGATGTGGACATATGTCAGAGCTGTTAAAGAGTGTGAGCTCTGGAGCCAGAGGTTCTGGGTTCAATTCCTGAGTCTGTTACTTCCTCTCTGTGTGGTGGCCTTGGGCAAGGTGCTCACCTCTCTAAGCGTCAGCTAAGCCTTTTGCAAAACAGGATGAATTATTTCCACCCACTCGCACATAAAGTGCTCAGTACACGGAAGTGCTTAGAAGATATTAGCTCTTAGTATCACGGTGAGCAGCTAAGCCTCACACCAACTCTCTGAGTAAGGGTATATCACGCCCATTTTGcaaatggggaaaccaaggcacaggaaAGTCAAATCAGTTGCCCAAGCTCCCTCTGGCGGTACGTGGCAGGGCCAAGACTTGATCTCATGGACCCCAGTGGCCCAGGGAGTGAGCGGTAGTGGACCCAAAGGACATCACAGGTCCCTTAGTCCTGCGTTTGAATCCAGCTCTACCGTTCATTAACAAGTGGCTTTGCCTATCTGAGCCCGTTtccacctctgtaaaatggatacaGCAGGCTTCTCGGTCGGCATATATATAGTAAGCACCAAATGAACTACCATCACCAACACTACCATCAGCAGCAAAGTCTGGGACCATGGGACTGGAGAGTAATAAAGTGGAGGGGGAGGAGAGCACAGGTGCAGTTAGGATTAGGGGTTACAGGTGCCACTGCACCCCACTGGAACAAGCACACAGATTAAGGTCCAGAGAACGGCAGCCACTTTTCCATGATCACACGGCTCGCTCGGCTGGGGTTGCCTGGACTAGAACACGGGTCTCTGGAACGGTGCCCCTGACCCTCGCCCTCCTCCACCCGGGTGCAGGCGCGCGCCCGTGAGCACCGACGGCGCGGGGCGGGCCCTGCGGGGGCGGCGGCCAATGAGCGGCGCCGGGCCGCGGACGGCGAGGGCCGCCAGGAAGGGGGTCTGCGCGCGCGCGCCCAGGCGGGCCGGCTCCGCGGGGCGCGAGGTCGGCGCGCGCGCTTCAGCGAGCGCAAGAGCAGAAGCAGGTGGGGGGCGCGCTCCAGGAGCGCGCGGCCCCGGGCctcccctccctccgctcctctcccCCAACCCGGGCCCCCCGCCTCTTGGGTACCTCATTTGCATGTCGCCTGGACTCGCGAGTGTGCGCGCGCGGGGGCGCGGGGCCGGCGCGTGGGAAAGGGCGGGGGCGAGGGGGCCCTGCCCCTCGGCGGCGCGCGCGCGCGGGACTGCCCCGCCCCTCGGAGCGGATGCCGgttggcccctccctcccctcccctccccgtcgGGCCCGCGCCCGCGGGGAACAAAGGGGACCCGCTGGGTCCTAAGAGCCGGTCACATCCCCGTCGGCAAGCCGCGCCTGCGCACCCGTCGCCCTCGCTGGACCCGAACGGGAAATTACCCCACCAACACATCGCAAACACACAGAAATGTCTTTCCTCCCACAAAGCACCCAGCCGGGTGACCCAATCAAAGAAAGGTACCGAAAGGATAAAGAGCGGGAAAATGGCCCCTCATTCCCGTAATTAACATGGCTCCTGATTAGCTTCAAAGCCCACTGGAAGCCTAAGCACAAGATGGAGCCTGCTCTATCCTCCTATCTCTATCGCAGATCAGCGAACTTCGATTTCTCTCTCCTCCTGATGCAACTCTACATCCTACCCAGGAGGAGCCTGACGCTGCGAAAAGGGAATCATGTCAGCCCTCATCTATGTTAACACCCGCCAGCGTCGATACCGCAGGGAGGAGGCCGCGCGCGCTGAGCTTGTTGCCCTTAGTCTGTATGGCGCCGGGGGCCACCCtaagccccgccccttctccatgCCCTCACCCAAGATGGCGCCACCCTGGCTTCTCGAACCTCCAGTAGCTGGGAAAGGGacgggaaagagagagaagggagggcgGCGGGGAGGAGGGAAGCCAAGAAGGCGGGAGAAAGGGGGAGTGCGGGGGAGAAGGGAGCCGAGGCGGAAGTCGAGGGGCCCCCCGGGTGGAAGTGACGCTACCCCCGCTGCCCAAAATGTCGGCGCCCAGAGGGAGGTGTAAGTAATTAAAGAGGAAAGCCGACTGACTTTCCCGGCCTCCCGGGGCCGCCTCAGGGCTCCAGAACCCCCGCTCCGTACGAGCAAGGTGGACTCGCCCGACTGCGGGTCTAGCCTGACCTGCCCCCGCCCCGGGCGCCCGGGGCCGCACCTTTTAGGGACAGGGGGGAGGGGTACAAAAGGCCGACTCCAGGGGCCTGGGTCCTCGAGCTGACTGGGGAGGGGGGCTCAGTCCCGCGGGCGACTGGGTGGGGAGGAGGCGGGGCTTAGTGGTGGCTGGGGCGGAGCAATAGGTGGGCGTGGTTTAGAGTGGAAATGGGCGGGACTGTGAGTAGAAAGTGGGAGGGGCTTAGGCAAAGGGGTGAGGTTTTACAAAGGGGCGTGGCTCAGTGAGAATGGCAGGAGGGCCCCTAGGTTGAAGGGTCCTAATTGGGGCTGAGGGGGGTAAAGGGGTTCAGTGTGGAGGTGGGAGGAGCTTAAAGTAGAAGGGGTGGAGTTTGTCTAGGGATGTGGCTTTCAGGAAGTGGTGGACATAGCGGGGTGGGGTTTAAGCGTGTAATTTGGGGCGTCGTAGTGGAGTCTTTATATTGCAGGTGAAATGACTTAGGATGGGGAGGGTGTCAGAGGAAGGGCTGAGATGGCAAGAGAGGTAGAGTGGCAGGTGGTCTTGGAAAGGAAGGGGTTTACTTAAAGGCTGAGTTTAAAGGAAAACTTGAGTGGGGTTTAGGAGGCGGATCTTAGTGGGGAAGAGATGGGGGACTTCAAGAGGAAACTCGGAGGAACTTAGCAGATAGTGGTGATCAAAACAGCTTACGTGTTGAGTCTTTGCTGTGCACAAGCGTCAGTAAGCACGCCGCATGCATGGCCACAAGTTTGCTTAGTCCTCACCACCACTCCACGAGGTAAGTCCTCCCATTATTCCTATTTTGCAGATGGAAGGAGAATCAGTTGGCTTTATCCAAGGTTCCAGGACTAGTCCTGGTCTCCCTGGAAGGTTGACTCAGGTGCGCTTAGCCCCAAATTTTCATACTGTCATTGGCTAAGAATGTCGTCAATCTTCATCTGAAGATGACTTTCATCTTCAAAAAAGAGTGGGAGTGGCTTTCAGAGGGGAAGAGGCTTGTCAAGGCATATAAGAGGCTTCAGAAACAACGTGGAGACTTTGAAAGGGGTAGGCGGGACCTGAACACGAGTGGGCGGGGTTTAACCACACTTGGCGGGGCTTAGAGCGGGGCGGGAGTTCATTCACAAAGAAGGGGAGAGGCTTAAAAGCATTCAGTGGCTTAGAAGTGACTTGGAAGTGATTAGGAAGATAGATGAGTGGTGGAAGCGGTTGTAGGAAAGTGGGAGGGGCTTAAAGAGCAGTAGGTGTGGCTTGGGTGGATGGGCGTGGCTTCGAAGGTAGTAGGCCGGGCCTCACAGGTCTGTGAGTCCAAGGAGCCTGATAGGGGGAGGCTGATGGGGACGTGGTCCCTCACCCCACTCCATGTCTCCCCGCTCCAGAGAGAGCCCCCACCCGCCACTGCCTTCACGCCACGCCACCATGGATGACGGCCCGCTGCCAGCGCCCCCggtcccggccccggccccggctcCGCCCGCTGTTGCCCCCCGCGTCCCGTTTCACTGCAGTGAGTGTGGCAAGAGCTTCCGCTACCGCTCGGACCTGCGGCGCCACTTCGCTCGGCACACTGCGCTCAAACCCCACGCGTGCCCGCGCTGCGGCAAAGGCTTCAAGCACAGCTTCAACCTGGCCAACCACCTGCGCTCGCACACCGGCGAGCGGCCCTACCGCTGCTCCGCCTGCCCCAAGGGGTTCCGAGACTCCACCGGCCTGCTGCACCACCAGGTGAGTCCTGCAGGCCGGCCCCAAGCTGGCCTCCCTGGGCTGGACTCGCCCTTGGAGCCCCGGGGACCCACTATGGGCAACAGACAGCTGGCCCCTAAGAAAATTTCTGTCTCCCTACCTCCCGCCTTCCCTCTCCATCGAAGCACCCTGACCAGTCAAAGCATGAGTTGTTTCTCTTTCAGTCTCCACCCAACCCAGGAACTAAAACATTCATAGTACATGTGCCCCACCGCTATGCACCTCCCCTCTCCCGTGCCCCTTCTCATATGCCAGCGTCTGCAACTTTGTGCTCATCATTCCGTTACCGTTTTTAAAGATAGATTTACCACGTATGTACTTAATTCCTTTACTCAGCAATTACCTATTGAATGTTTTCCCTGCTCCCAACACCTGGGATACCAAGGTGAAATCAATAAAGTCCACGCCTTCGGAGAACTTACATTCCATTGCGAGTGGTCCATAGCCAGGTAGACAATCAGCAAGAAAGCAGATACACAGGCAAGGATGatctgaaaaaggagaagcgttgGGAAGgaagttaaaacaacaacagcaataataaccATCTGATATGTAGGAGTAAAGAGGGGAGAGCTATGGGCTACCACACAAGGTGGGGGAAGGTCAGGgcaaggtgatatttgagctgagacctgaaggaagagCAGGAATCCACCATGGAACAGCCTTCCAGGCAAAGGGAGCAACATGTGCAAGGATCCTGAGGCTGGAGGGGCCAAAAGCATGCTAACGTGGCCGGAAGCAGGGAACGAGAATGAGAGGGTTGAAGCTAGATCTTGGCCCTGTGGACCTGGCAGGGAGCTTCCTCCGCATCTCGTTGGGAGGCCAAGAATCAGTCCCGCGGGCTAGATCCTCAGCCCTGACGGTGGgctcttcctcctgccctcccagGTCGTCCACACTGGCGAGAAGCCCTACTGCTGCCTAGTCTGCGAGCTCCGCTTCTCCTCGCGCTCCAGCCTGGGCCGCCACCTCAAGCGCCAGCACCGTGGGGTGCTCCCGTCCCCCCTGCAGCCCGGCCCAGGCCTGCCCGCCCTGAGCGCTCCCTGCTCGGTCTGCTGCAACGTGGGGCCCTGCTCGGTGTGCGGGGGCGCAGGGGCTGGCGGCGGAGAGGGCCCAGAGGGTGCAGGCGCGGGCCCGGGGAGCTGGGGGCTGGCGGAGGCGGCGGCCGCCGCGGCGGCCTCACTGCCTCCGTTCGCGTGCGGTGCTTGCGCGCGGCGCTTCGACCAGGGCCGCGAGCTGGCAGCCCACTGGGCTGCGCACACCGACGTGAAGCCCTTCAAGTGTCCGCGCTGTGAGCGCGACTTCAACGCCCCCGCGCTGCTGGAGAGGCACAAGCTGACCCACGACCTGCAGGGGCCGGGCGCGCCTCCCGCGCAGGCCTGGGTCTCCGGGGCTGGCGCCGGGCCCGAGAAGGCCGGCGAGGGCGGCGCTGCGGAGGCGGGCGAGGCTCAGCCGGCCTGGGACGGCAGGCTGCTCCTGGGCCGCGCCGGGGGCGGCGTGCCCGAGCTGGGGGGGCTGCTCCCCGAGGGCGGCGGGGAGGCCCCTGCGCCCGCGGCCGCGGCCGAGCCGTCGGAAGACACCCTCTACCAGTGCGACTGCGGGACCTTCTTCGCGTCGGCGGCGGCGCTGGCCAGCCACCTGGAGGCGCACTCGCGCCCCGCGACCTACGGCTGCGGCCACTGCGGGGCCCTCTACGCGGCCCTGGCGGCCCTGGAGGAGCACCGGCGCGCCAGCCACGGCGAGGGCGGCAGTGCGGAGGAGGCGGCGGCGCCCGCCCCGGAGAGGGAGCCCGCGTCTGGGGAGCCTGCGTCCGGCTCGGGCCGCGGCAAGAAGATCTTCGGCTGCTCCGAGTGCGAGAAGCTGTTCCGCTCGCCGCGGGACCTGGAGCGGCACGTGCTGGTGCACACGGGCGAGAAGCCGTTCCCGTGCCTGGAGTGCGGCAAGTTCTTCCGCCACGAGTGCTACCTCAAGCGCCACCGGCTGCTGCATGGCACCGAGCGGCCGTTCCCCTGCCACATCTGCGGCAAGGGCTTCATCACGCTCAGCAACCTCTCCAGGCACCTGAAGCTGCACCGGGGCATGGACTGACGTGGCCAGGCCGTGCGCCCCTCCGCTAGACCACCCGTCCCAAGGGTTGGACTCAGGGCCCGGGCCAAGAGACCTAGagaccacgagggaagccccggCCCTCCAGACCCAGACACGGGCCCCGAGATGAGGGGACCCTGGCTGGAGACATGGAGCCGCCAAACACACAGGCCCCTGAGCTGGGGGGCAGCGAATAAACGGAGAGATTCCTCAGCTCGAGGGTCCCGGATCTATGGAGAGATTCCTAAGCTCCAGGCCCCTGGAATACGTGCTGAGCACCCACAAATCAGTAGGCTCCTAAGCTGCGGGACCTAGGAATGAGTCTCCACAAGTACTTCTCATCTTGAGGGCCCAAATAATAAAAGATGGGCACCCCTCCCCCAAGGGAAGACTGCCCCTCTCCCTAAGAGCCATCATTCCGACGACCTTGATCCGCATAATGGGGGGGGACCATGTCCCCGGATTTCCCTGGATCCCCTCCAAATGC
This genomic window from Mesoplodon densirostris isolate mMesDen1 chromosome 19, mMesDen1 primary haplotype, whole genome shotgun sequence contains:
- the ZNF524 gene encoding zinc finger protein 524, yielding MDTPSPDPWPSPLPGEEEKPLALPPPVPRGRRGRRPGGATSSNRTLKASLPRKRGRPAKSGQEPPLAQGVTAPVGSGGGSDLLLIDDQGVPYTVSEGSVAGGPESSGPKKAPHFCPVCLRAFPYLSDLERHSISHSELKPHECKDCGKTFKRSSHLRRHCNIHAGLRPFRCPLCPRRFREAGELAHHHRVHSGERPYQCPVCRLRFTEANTLRRHARRKHPEAMEAPLGPRDPGPEPPWDDEGIPATAGADEEELEGKELA
- the FIZ1 gene encoding flt3-interacting zinc finger protein 1 isoform X1, translating into MSALIYVNTRQRRYRREEAARAELVALSLYGAGGHPKPRPFSMPSPKMAPPWLLEPPVAGKGTGKREKGGRRGGGKPRRREKGGVRGRREPRRKSRGPPGGSDATPAAQNVGAQREVESPHPPLPSRHATMDDGPLPAPPVPAPAPAPPAVAPRVPFHCSECGKSFRYRSDLRRHFARHTALKPHACPRCGKGFKHSFNLANHLRSHTGERPYRCSACPKGFRDSTGLLHHQVVHTGEKPYCCLVCELRFSSRSSLGRHLKRQHRGVLPSPLQPGPGLPALSAPCSVCCNVGPCSVCGGAGAGGGEGPEGAGAGPGSWGLAEAAAAAAASLPPFACGACARRFDQGRELAAHWAAHTDVKPFKCPRCERDFNAPALLERHKLTHDLQGPGAPPAQAWVSGAGAGPEKAGEGGAAEAGEAQPAWDGRLLLGRAGGGVPELGGLLPEGGGEAPAPAAAAEPSEDTLYQCDCGTFFASAAALASHLEAHSRPATYGCGHCGALYAALAALEEHRRASHGEGGSAEEAAAPAPEREPASGEPASGSGRGKKIFGCSECEKLFRSPRDLERHVLVHTGEKPFPCLECGKFFRHECYLKRHRLLHGTERPFPCHICGKGFITLSNLSRHLKLHRGMD
- the FIZ1 gene encoding flt3-interacting zinc finger protein 1 isoform X2; amino-acid sequence: MATSLLSPHHHSTRESPHPPLPSRHATMDDGPLPAPPVPAPAPAPPAVAPRVPFHCSECGKSFRYRSDLRRHFARHTALKPHACPRCGKGFKHSFNLANHLRSHTGERPYRCSACPKGFRDSTGLLHHQVVHTGEKPYCCLVCELRFSSRSSLGRHLKRQHRGVLPSPLQPGPGLPALSAPCSVCCNVGPCSVCGGAGAGGGEGPEGAGAGPGSWGLAEAAAAAAASLPPFACGACARRFDQGRELAAHWAAHTDVKPFKCPRCERDFNAPALLERHKLTHDLQGPGAPPAQAWVSGAGAGPEKAGEGGAAEAGEAQPAWDGRLLLGRAGGGVPELGGLLPEGGGEAPAPAAAAEPSEDTLYQCDCGTFFASAAALASHLEAHSRPATYGCGHCGALYAALAALEEHRRASHGEGGSAEEAAAPAPEREPASGEPASGSGRGKKIFGCSECEKLFRSPRDLERHVLVHTGEKPFPCLECGKFFRHECYLKRHRLLHGTERPFPCHICGKGFITLSNLSRHLKLHRGMD
- the FIZ1 gene encoding flt3-interacting zinc finger protein 1 isoform X3; translation: MDDGPLPAPPVPAPAPAPPAVAPRVPFHCSECGKSFRYRSDLRRHFARHTALKPHACPRCGKGFKHSFNLANHLRSHTGERPYRCSACPKGFRDSTGLLHHQVVHTGEKPYCCLVCELRFSSRSSLGRHLKRQHRGVLPSPLQPGPGLPALSAPCSVCCNVGPCSVCGGAGAGGGEGPEGAGAGPGSWGLAEAAAAAAASLPPFACGACARRFDQGRELAAHWAAHTDVKPFKCPRCERDFNAPALLERHKLTHDLQGPGAPPAQAWVSGAGAGPEKAGEGGAAEAGEAQPAWDGRLLLGRAGGGVPELGGLLPEGGGEAPAPAAAAEPSEDTLYQCDCGTFFASAAALASHLEAHSRPATYGCGHCGALYAALAALEEHRRASHGEGGSAEEAAAPAPEREPASGEPASGSGRGKKIFGCSECEKLFRSPRDLERHVLVHTGEKPFPCLECGKFFRHECYLKRHRLLHGTERPFPCHICGKGFITLSNLSRHLKLHRGMD